From the Methanobrevibacter ruminantium genome, one window contains:
- a CDS encoding nucleotide exchange factor GrpE — protein MAKKNETKKSEEEIDDEDQSKLQEKEESPSESKDESSQEDGEEKPSKDDESEDGELDKLNKDLERKDEEIIELKSHIQRLQADFDNFRKQGEKQKQDLIRYANEGLIVKFLDIYEDMERALENSSNEEELREGLELIYSKMKNALEKEGVEEIPAVGEKFDPFKHEALLTVDSPDHENNEIVDELMKGYTLKDKVIKYSKVRVCKKAKKEE, from the coding sequence ATGGCTAAGAAAAATGAGACTAAAAAATCTGAAGAAGAAATTGATGATGAAGATCAATCCAAACTTCAGGAAAAAGAAGAAAGCCCTTCTGAATCTAAAGATGAGTCTTCACAAGAAGATGGCGAAGAAAAGCCATCAAAAGATGATGAAAGTGAAGACGGCGAATTAGATAAATTAAACAAAGACCTTGAGAGGAAAGATGAAGAAATCATAGAGCTTAAATCCCATATTCAAAGACTTCAAGCAGACTTTGATAACTTTAGAAAACAAGGAGAAAAACAAAAGCAGGACTTAATAAGATATGCAAATGAAGGCCTTATTGTTAAATTCCTGGATATCTATGAGGATATGGAAAGGGCTCTTGAAAACTCAAGCAATGAAGAGGAACTTAGAGAAGGTTTGGAATTAATTTATTCTAAAATGAAAAATGCTTTAGAAAAAGAAGGTGTTGAAGAGATTCCTGCAGTAGGAGAAAAGTTCGACCCATTCAAGCATGAAGCTTTGCTTACTGTAGACAGTCCAGATCATGAAAACAACGAAATCGTTGATGAACTTATGAAAGGATACACCTTAAAGGATAAGGTAATCAAATACTCTAAAGTTAGAGTTTGCAAAAAAGCTAAAAAAGAAGAATAA
- a CDS encoding ArsR/SmtB family transcription factor, which translates to MEHNQNQQDVDMEAILDVMGCKTRRDIMDLLREEPRFVSEISQELQIGQKAIIEHLRAMEDVGILTSSTKKVVRGRPRKYYDMPNDVNVHITITKNSFNVSFSEDLLNPYNDIKQLPSGDEWSKLLDIEKRIDQGHTEAIEELKAQIRLYDNLKERAEYILERTYNRY; encoded by the coding sequence ATGGAACATAACCAAAATCAACAGGATGTTGATATGGAAGCGATTCTTGATGTTATGGGATGTAAGACTAGACGTGATATCATGGATCTCTTAAGGGAAGAGCCAAGATTTGTTAGTGAAATATCTCAAGAGCTCCAAATAGGTCAGAAAGCTATCATTGAGCATTTAAGGGCTATGGAAGATGTCGGTATTTTAACATCTTCAACAAAAAAAGTGGTTAGAGGTCGTCCACGTAAGTATTATGATATGCCAAATGATGTGAATGTGCATATTACAATTACTAAAAACTCATTCAATGTATCTTTTTCTGAAGATTTATTAAATCCTTATAATGATATCAAACAGTTGCCTTCTGGTGATGAATGGTCTAAGTTATTGGATATTGAAAAAAGAATTGATCAAGGTCATACAGAAGCTATTGAGGAATTGAAAGCCCAAATACGTTTATATGACAACTTAAAGGAAAGAGCAGAATACATTTTAGAAAGAACTTATAATAGATATTAA
- the hypF gene encoding carbamoyltransferase HypF, whose translation MKTEKVLVEGIVQGVGFRPFVYRIATELELAGYVRNLGNVVEIIIQGSDEKIADFIFKLQNELPPIAKINNLETEELADEEEYADFTIKESSDSFSGTSVIPPDLAICDKCLEEINDPNNRRYNYPFNACTDCGPRFTVIENVPYDRDKTTMDDFPLCDECEVEYKNPLDRRYHAEASCCEVCGPSLELYKNDNQTPVKVDCEDQLEETARLLDEGKIFAIKGIGGTHLVANVMLENTVSLLRERLGRENQAFAVMSPDIETVKGYAIVSDAEEETLLSKERPIVILKKNENYDFAQSVSPGLHNIGVMLPYAPLHHLLFNHTETPAYIMTSANVPGEPMMITNEEILKNLDTIADYYLIHNRRILNRCDDSVARFRNNELAFIRRSRGYTPEPYDLKGKYTNLNPEFDNLNILALGPELDVTFTILKNSKAYVSQHIGNTNKYRTYEFLQEAIKHMMRITKTDSFDAIACDLHPQFFTTRLAKEYAEKYDCPLIPVQHHHAHGISLLNDHYTNDQNNEMIIIAADGVGYGGDGNSWGGEILYTNIKEYERTASLMPQKMPGGDLCTKYPMRMMAAILSNPNSDYESEKYTEDYVKELLNNDYIDSFQHGAIEIKSLFRQLETNLNVGINTSTGRVLDSVSTALHICDKRSYEGEASMKLESYAYEYKEEDTLEDFPIIIKEYEDENGKRMVLDTTAIMRYVVDKIEEGENLNKIAVAGQKAVSIGLAKLAIESAKEKGIKTIGATGGVFYNEAITSHIKDAIEKEGFEFIQHINSCPGDGSVSLGQAIVAGVNLNNL comes from the coding sequence ATGAAAACAGAAAAGGTATTGGTTGAAGGGATTGTGCAAGGAGTAGGATTCAGACCCTTCGTATATAGGATAGCTACTGAATTGGAACTGGCAGGTTATGTCAGAAACTTGGGAAATGTCGTAGAGATAATTATCCAAGGTTCAGACGAAAAAATAGCTGATTTCATATTCAAACTCCAGAATGAGCTTCCGCCAATAGCTAAAATAAACAATCTGGAAACTGAAGAGCTTGCAGATGAGGAAGAATATGCTGATTTTACAATTAAGGAAAGTTCAGACAGTTTTTCTGGAACATCCGTCATTCCACCTGATTTGGCAATCTGCGATAAGTGTTTGGAAGAGATAAACGATCCAAACAACAGAAGATACAATTATCCATTCAATGCATGTACCGATTGCGGACCTCGTTTTACAGTAATTGAAAACGTTCCATATGATAGAGATAAGACCACTATGGATGATTTCCCATTATGCGATGAATGTGAAGTGGAATACAAAAACCCATTGGATAGACGTTATCATGCAGAAGCAAGTTGCTGTGAAGTCTGCGGACCATCATTGGAATTATATAAGAATGATAACCAAACTCCAGTTAAGGTTGATTGTGAAGACCAATTGGAAGAGACTGCAAGACTCCTTGATGAAGGAAAAATATTTGCAATCAAGGGAATTGGTGGAACTCATTTAGTGGCAAATGTAATGCTTGAGAATACTGTAAGCCTTTTAAGGGAAAGGTTAGGTAGGGAAAACCAAGCATTTGCAGTAATGAGTCCAGACATTGAAACGGTTAAAGGGTATGCAATTGTATCCGATGCAGAAGAAGAGACATTATTATCAAAAGAAAGGCCTATTGTAATCTTAAAAAAGAATGAAAACTATGATTTTGCACAGTCAGTATCACCAGGACTACATAACATTGGAGTGATGTTGCCATATGCTCCATTGCATCATCTATTATTCAACCACACAGAAACTCCCGCTTACATCATGACTTCAGCAAATGTTCCTGGGGAGCCAATGATGATTACAAATGAGGAAATACTCAAGAATCTCGATACAATAGCTGACTATTACCTCATTCACAACAGAAGGATATTGAACAGATGCGATGATTCAGTTGCAAGATTCAGAAACAATGAGCTTGCATTCATCAGACGTTCAAGAGGATACACTCCAGAACCTTATGACTTGAAAGGAAAATACACCAATCTTAATCCTGAATTTGATAATCTCAACATTCTTGCACTTGGTCCTGAACTTGATGTTACATTTACAATCCTTAAGAACTCAAAAGCATATGTATCACAGCATATTGGGAATACAAACAAGTACAGAACCTATGAATTCCTGCAAGAAGCAATCAAGCATATGATGAGAATTACAAAAACAGACAGTTTCGATGCAATAGCTTGCGATTTGCACCCACAATTCTTTACAACAAGATTGGCAAAGGAATATGCCGAAAAATACGATTGCCCACTTATTCCAGTTCAGCACCATCATGCTCATGGAATCTCACTGTTGAATGACCATTACACAAATGACCAAAACAATGAAATGATCATCATAGCTGCAGATGGAGTAGGATATGGTGGAGACGGCAACTCATGGGGAGGGGAAATATTATACACAAACATTAAGGAATATGAAAGAACAGCTTCCTTAATGCCTCAAAAGATGCCAGGTGGAGACTTATGTACCAAATATCCTATGAGAATGATGGCAGCAATATTGTCTAATCCTAACAGTGACTACGAAAGTGAAAAGTACACTGAAGACTATGTAAAGGAACTATTGAATAATGATTACATTGACTCTTTCCAACATGGGGCAATTGAAATAAAAAGCCTGTTCAGGCAACTGGAAACCAATCTTAACGTTGGTATAAACACCAGTACAGGAAGAGTTCTCGACTCTGTTTCAACTGCACTCCACATATGTGATAAACGCAGCTACGAAGGGGAAGCTTCCATGAAATTGGAATCATATGCATATGAGTACAAGGAAGAGGATACCCTCGAAGATTTCCCAATAATCATCAAGGAATATGAAGATGAGAATGGAAAAAGAATGGTCCTTGACACTACCGCAATAATGAGATATGTTGTTGACAAGATTGAAGAGGGAGAAAACCTTAATAAGATAGCTGTTGCAGGTCAAAAGGCAGTGAGCATTGGACTTGCAAAGCTTGCTATAGAATCCGCTAAGGAAAAGGGAATCAAAACAATTGGTGCAACTGGTGGAGTGTTCTACAACGAGGCAATCACATCACATATCAAGGATGCAATAGAAAAAGAAGGATTTGAATTTATCCAACACATCAACTCCTGTCCAGGTGACGGATCAGTATCCTTAGGACAAGCAATAGTTGCTGGAGTAAATTTAAATAATCTTTGA
- the larB gene encoding nickel pincer cofactor biosynthesis protein LarB: MKEILKSLAEGKISIEECETLLKAESIRQLDDVAQIDTSRKDRTGFPEAILADSKDYDDLLTIIKRFFEKQESDSDSIELKNNIIITRLSRERYGALEKDLDYLFEKGIKFDYNKRAKILIIYNDSLVDFNSEYGKVGLLTAGTSDIPIAEEAKVIVEQGGCEVISSYDIGVAGIHRLFPQIAHMVEQDVCAFIVCAGMEGALPSVVAGLVDVPVIAVPTSVGYGIGADGKAALYSMLQSCAPGLSVVNIDNGFGAGVCALTIAKNIAKKVRMSKE; the protein is encoded by the coding sequence ATGAAAGAAATTCTTAAAAGTCTTGCTGAAGGTAAAATATCAATTGAAGAATGTGAGACTCTTTTAAAGGCTGAAAGCATTCGCCAATTAGATGATGTGGCTCAAATTGACACTTCCCGTAAGGATAGGACTGGATTTCCAGAAGCTATTTTAGCTGATAGCAAGGATTATGATGATCTCTTGACTATTATAAAACGATTTTTTGAAAAACAGGAATCTGATAGTGATTCAATTGAATTAAAAAACAATATCATAATTACAAGATTATCTAGGGAAAGATATGGGGCATTGGAAAAGGATTTGGATTATCTTTTTGAAAAGGGAATCAAGTTTGATTACAATAAGCGAGCTAAGATTCTGATAATCTATAATGATTCTTTAGTTGACTTCAATTCTGAATATGGCAAGGTAGGACTTTTGACTGCAGGAACCTCTGACATTCCAATCGCTGAGGAAGCGAAAGTTATCGTTGAACAGGGAGGATGTGAAGTCATCAGTTCCTATGATATCGGTGTTGCAGGAATCCATAGGCTATTCCCACAGATTGCACATATGGTTGAACAGGATGTCTGTGCATTTATTGTCTGTGCAGGAATGGAGGGGGCATTGCCTTCTGTAGTTGCAGGATTGGTGGATGTTCCAGTCATTGCGGTTCCAACATCTGTAGGTTATGGAATAGGTGCAGATGGGAAGGCAGCGCTTTATTCAATGTTGCAGTCCTGTGCTCCAGGATTGTCTGTTGTAAATATTGACAATGGATTCGGTGCAGGAGTTTGCGCTTTGACCATTGCTAAGAACATTGCTAAAAAGGTAAGAATGTCTAAAGAGTAG